One Ctenopharyngodon idella isolate HZGC_01 chromosome 3, HZGC01, whole genome shotgun sequence genomic window, GCTCATTGGTGCTTGTGGCTATAAATGCTGTGCTCCCAATACCCTAATccttgatattttgaatttcttttttctactAGTGCTGTCCACATGGACATTTATAACTATTCCAAAAAGTATAGTCTGGACCTCCTCTGGAAATGAAATATGGAGGCTGGACCTCATGGAAATTTAACTGAGTACCCCTGATATACAGTGAAACACTGTAAATTGTTTAACAAGTGCAAGCAATGCATTGATGTACAAGTCccaatgaaaaacaataaaaagacaTTCCCAAAAGAAGTCTGTATGATGTTGATtgaaatgataatttttttgtatatataattttgcttctcaTTTTTGTTATCGGTAATGATTTAACATTATATCACTTGATGAAATATGCAGTTATAAGTTGTGAAGTATATTGGCATCAATATGCCATCCCATAATACCTGAAACAATGTCACCatattttttatgatgaattCTTAGCAACCACAACAGCTGCTAGAtgagcacaaaaacatttttacagtcaccatgaaatcaaaactgataatacttgtttttttatgaaatattgcaatatttattaaaaataataaatattttttttattttaaaaaaggggggaGACGATAAAGACGATGGGAACGGAGCGATATAAGCGCCACGTTAAGCATTTAATTTCCCATGGAGGACCTCCGGAAGGATAAAAAGAGGACGACTGCtgctttacttttgttttgttttgccgGTTCCatcctccttcttccctgagcCGAAACCCAGAAGGTTTGGGAAATGGGGACTCACTGCCGGGTGCGCAAAGCTGGAGGAGTTGTCGCCGTCCACCAGGCAGCAGAGGAGTGTTGAGCCGTCCACCGAGTGGTATCCGGCGCCACCACCAGGCATCGTGGAGGAGTTCACCCAGCTGGTGGAAGACTGGATGGCAGTGCCTCTTGTGTCTCTTCATCCTTCTGTCTCCTTCTCTCTCGCCTCATCTGTCCTAACCCTTAGGTGCTGGAAAAGGTTAGGGGGTAAGTGACAAGCAGGACGGGGCCGTGGGAACGGAGCGAGTGCAAATGAGCATCACCTGCCCACCACACCGGTCTCGAGtcccacggaggagctccggaaggatAAAAAGAGTGACGGCAGTGCaagacgagagaggaccaggcctggattttatgttgttgttttgtttaaatttatgcGGCAGTCGCCcgtaatttatataaatatttttttaaataaatcttttttctcttcttttccaAAGTTCATGTAAGCTGTGCTTGGACCCGTATTTGCATCTATGTACATATAAGTTTTTTTCCTAGCACGCGAGGATTACATTTTTCTCAGGACGCATGAATCCGCGCGAAGCTTTCTTTTTCTCAGGACGCATGAATCCACGCATGGGAATTCACTTACTATGGGTTCCTCGTTTTGACTCTCCGGCTTAAGGAGCAAAACTTGGAACCAGTCATGGTCGAGGATCTTGTCCAAGTCAATCCTCTTGGTTGGATCTGTCTCCATACACGAAGATATCAGTTCTTTGCTTTCTGTGAAGAAAGTGGGGAGAGATGTcagattattattgttcattttataCTTTGTGTAACTGATCACATTATTTTAAGCTGTAATGAAAGTTCCTGTATGATTCGTTCACATGCTCTTACCTTTGGAAATTCCTGCTTTTCTCAAGATGTTGGCAATGACCTCAGGTTTCACCTTGTAAGGGAACTTCCCAAACAGCATCACAAACAACAGTACACCTAAAGAATATACTGTTGCCGGCTTGGCGTGATACCTCCATGTTCTGCGGAAAGCTTCAGGGGGAGCGTAAAGTTTTGTACctgaaagaaagaacaagaTTTTGTCCATTGCAATGAATTTGTATTTCTACAGCTTTTTGTCTATTTATTCAACAAGTGATCTTTGCTGTTTTTGGCTCTGTCTAGAAAGCTCATTATAACTTGTCACCATAGATTTGTAGAATACGTACCAATGTACCTTGTATAACCAAACGTCTTGAAGCTTCTACCAACACCGAAGTCGATTAATTTGACCTGCAAGCTGTTCTCATTGATTAGCAGGTTTTCTAGCTTGATGTCGCTGTGGTAGATTCCCTTTTCAAAGCATATTCTTGCAGCAGTAACAACTTGATGCATCACAACTCGTGCTTTTGACTCGCTGATTCTGCCACCATTTTGCACTAAATACTGCCGCAGATCTTTGCAAGGCGTGGGCCGCTCTATGACCAGTATGTAGTCATTCCGTGTCTCATACCAGTCCAGCAGCTTTATTATTTGGGGAACGCTGGGGCCTTCGCTCACACGAATCATCATAGCGACCTCATTTGGAAGCAATTTGCCAAATAGACTCTACAGGAGATAAAAGTTACACAAAAGTGAGATAATTAGAGGACGTGATGTAACTCATCTTCATTATGTCCTAAGTAGGTTTGAAGTCTTTAAACTAATTCAACTGGAAATAGTTACTGAAGTTGCGGTCACATTTACGGCTGATTGTCGAAATTTCGTGGGgcaaaattcagtcattttaacaGGAATCCACACGCTCTGGAGTTTTGCGTGAGGGTGGAAAAGCTCGATCATGTTGGTCATGTGAATGTGCcatgctgaccaacagaaagctgcttggtttgaaagttaATACTCTattgacaatggaccttttttgccCGCAAAATTTCGTTAAAATATCCAACCGCTAATGTGACCGTGTACTCTGAGAGTAAGAAAATAAGGGGAGCAGCAGCCTACAGCAGCTCATTTTCATAGCATTCTGTCTTGAACACATATTTGAGTGCCACCTGTTCTCCAAGGGAAACAAAAATGTATACTTCATGTATACTGATGTATATagtaaatgtacagtataaaccATAAAATGAAAGAACACTTTAAAAATGGACACATTATTGTGGTGTTATGGGGCCTCACACAACCAAAATCCATCCTCAGTCCACATTAATGAAGAAGACTTTAATGTTGGGGTTACTCTGTGGTAGTAAACTGACCTCTCTATGCATTTGAACTTAAATTGATAATTTCATCCTCAGTTTTCCAAAAATTGTCATCCGATAACAAAGGAGCGCTGAGGTCCCCTTTAGTACTGGATGACACAGTTGGAGA contains:
- the LOC127508037 gene encoding serine/threonine-protein kinase pim-3-like, with protein sequence SLFGKLLPNEVAMMIRVSEGPSVPQIIKLLDWYETRNDYILVIERPTPCKDLRQYLVQNGGRISESKARVVMHQVVTAARICFEKGIYHSDIKLENLLINENSLQVKLIDFGVGRSFKTFGYTRYIGTKLYAPPEAFRRTWRYHAKPATVYSLGVLLFVMLFGKFPYKVKPEVIANILRKAGISKESKELISSCMETDPTKRIDLDKILDHDWFQVLLLKPESQNEEPIVSEFPCVDSCVLRKRKLRADSCVLRKM